In Synechococcus sp. KORDI-100, a single window of DNA contains:
- a CDS encoding leucyl aminopeptidase encodes MRPSLSSAALQDWSGDVLVVGLLKDDASDSRSNLEQRFNGLGSALEQQEFKAKSGEQVVFNLLADQGPRRLVVLGLGEPESFTLNWLRNAAAKGAKASSGCTGTLGLMLPWDGFEPAAAAAAAAEAVRLALYADQRFRKEPEPRRMPGNLELIGLPSAAETSLASVDADCAGVELARQLVAAPPNEVTPKVLADTAEQLAKDHNLELTVLERSDCEARGMGAYLSVSQGSDLDPKFIHLIYRPAGEVKRRLALVGKGLTFDSGGYNLKVGAAQIDMMKFDMGGSAAVLGAMRSIAERRPAGVEVHMVVAACENMINGSAVHPGDIVTASDGTSIEINNTDAEGRLTLADALLFACEQQPDAVVDLATLTGACVIALGDEMAGFWSNDEALAEGLQGAAETACEGLWRMPLRQSYKEGLKSKLADLKNTGPRPGGSITAALFLQHFVAKGTAWAHIDIAGTVWSDKGRGADPAGATGYGVRTLVNWVCGQAS; translated from the coding sequence ATGCGGCCTTCCCTGTCTTCCGCCGCTCTGCAGGACTGGAGCGGAGATGTTCTTGTCGTTGGCCTGCTCAAGGACGATGCCAGCGACAGCCGCAGCAACCTTGAACAGCGTTTCAACGGCCTCGGCAGCGCCCTCGAGCAACAGGAGTTCAAAGCCAAATCCGGCGAGCAGGTGGTGTTCAACCTGCTGGCTGATCAGGGCCCCAGACGCCTGGTCGTCCTTGGCCTAGGAGAGCCGGAATCCTTCACCCTGAATTGGCTTCGCAATGCCGCCGCCAAAGGGGCCAAGGCATCGAGCGGCTGCACCGGAACATTGGGCCTGATGCTGCCGTGGGATGGCTTTGAGCCAGCGGCCGCTGCCGCCGCCGCCGCAGAAGCCGTGCGCCTGGCGCTCTATGCCGACCAACGCTTCCGGAAGGAACCTGAACCGAGACGCATGCCCGGTAATCTCGAGTTGATCGGGCTGCCCTCTGCGGCAGAAACGAGCCTCGCCAGTGTGGACGCCGACTGCGCCGGGGTGGAGCTGGCCCGTCAGCTCGTGGCCGCCCCCCCCAATGAGGTAACCCCGAAGGTGCTGGCAGACACTGCTGAGCAACTGGCCAAGGATCACAACCTGGAGCTCACCGTGCTGGAGCGCAGCGACTGTGAAGCGCGGGGGATGGGTGCCTATCTGTCGGTCAGCCAGGGTTCCGATCTCGACCCCAAATTCATCCACCTCATCTACAGGCCCGCTGGTGAGGTCAAGCGACGCCTGGCCCTGGTGGGCAAGGGCCTCACGTTTGATTCCGGCGGCTACAACCTCAAAGTCGGCGCCGCCCAGATCGACATGATGAAGTTCGACATGGGTGGCAGCGCTGCCGTGCTCGGAGCCATGCGCTCGATTGCCGAACGACGGCCTGCAGGCGTTGAGGTGCACATGGTGGTGGCCGCCTGCGAAAACATGATCAACGGATCCGCTGTGCATCCCGGCGACATCGTGACGGCCTCCGACGGCACCAGCATCGAAATCAACAACACCGATGCCGAAGGCCGCCTGACCCTGGCCGATGCCCTGTTATTCGCCTGCGAACAGCAACCCGATGCCGTTGTCGACCTCGCCACCCTGACCGGAGCCTGTGTGATCGCCCTGGGCGATGAGATGGCGGGATTCTGGAGCAACGACGAAGCGCTGGCCGAGGGGCTGCAGGGGGCAGCCGAGACCGCCTGTGAGGGGCTTTGGAGAATGCCGCTGCGTCAGTCCTACAAGGAAGGACTGAAATCAAAACTGGCGGATCTGAAAAACACAGGTCCACGACCTGGCGGCTCCATCACCGCTGCACTGTTCCTCCAGCATTTCGTGGCCAAGGGCACGGCATGGGCCCACATCGACATCGCCGGAACGGTCTGGTCGGACAAAGGCCGGGGAGCTGATCCGGCCGGAGCGACTGGCTATGGCGTCCGTACTCTTGTGAACTGGGTCTGCGGTCAGGCGAGCTGA
- the msrA gene encoding peptide-methionine (S)-S-oxide reductase MsrA, with protein sequence MTRALALLMTIWFWWALPSGAADLETAVFAGGCFWCMEHDLESLPGVVEVISGYSGGHVDNPTYRQVTSETTGHQEVVQVRFDPAEIRYSSLLRSYWRNVDPLDGEGQFCDRGDSYRPVIFTADGAQAHEAEASAQAAALELGRRRSDLRVELRNTERFWPAEDYHQDYAEHNAVRYNFYRLSCGRDRRLDTVWGERARQSTAWTTPGKSE encoded by the coding sequence ATGACGCGTGCGCTGGCCCTTTTGATGACGATCTGGTTCTGGTGGGCGCTGCCCTCTGGGGCGGCGGATCTTGAGACAGCGGTTTTCGCCGGGGGCTGTTTCTGGTGCATGGAGCACGACCTGGAGTCGCTTCCCGGTGTTGTGGAGGTGATCAGCGGCTACAGCGGTGGCCATGTCGACAACCCCACCTATCGCCAGGTGACCAGTGAGACCACCGGCCATCAGGAAGTAGTGCAGGTGCGCTTCGATCCGGCTGAGATTCGATACAGCTCTCTGCTTCGCAGTTACTGGCGCAATGTCGATCCCCTCGATGGTGAGGGGCAGTTCTGTGATCGAGGCGACTCCTATCGCCCGGTGATCTTCACCGCAGACGGGGCCCAGGCCCACGAAGCCGAGGCCAGTGCCCAGGCCGCAGCGCTGGAGCTGGGACGACGGCGCTCAGATCTGAGGGTGGAGTTGCGCAATACGGAGCGTTTCTGGCCGGCCGAGGACTACCACCAGGATTACGCCGAACACAATGCCGTGAGATACAACTTCTACCGTCTGAGCTGTGGTCGCGATCGCCGACTCGACACGGTGTGGGGAGAGCGGGCACGACAGTCAACGGCGTGGACAACTCCTGGCAAATCCGAGTGA
- the lpxB gene encoding lipid-A-disaccharide synthase yields MVRLLISTGEVSGDLQGSLLIDALHREASRRNISLELLALGGVRMQQAGAELLEDTAPMGAIGLWEAIPLILPTLRLQARVDRLLRSRPLDGVVLIDYVGANVRLGRKLRKQHAHLPITYYIAPQEWAWRFGDGSTTELLGFTDRILAIFPAEAEFYSSRGADVTWVGHPLLDSVRDLPDRRAARNRLGLAPDAPVLLLLPASRPQELKYLMPHLADAAAQLQVRFPDLQVLVPAGLKRFEQPLEEALQQAGVRQARVIAAAEADGLKKSLFAAADLALGKSGTVNLELALQGVPQVVGYRVSRVTALVARHLLRFQVDHISPVNLLLKERLVPELLQDQLTADALVAEALPLLEEASVRQQMLDGYDRLRATLGQPGVTDRAAAAILDQVTA; encoded by the coding sequence ATGGTTCGGCTGCTGATCAGCACCGGGGAAGTGTCCGGTGATCTGCAGGGCAGCCTGTTGATTGATGCTCTGCACCGGGAAGCCTCCCGACGGAACATCAGCCTCGAGTTGCTGGCCCTTGGTGGTGTGCGGATGCAGCAGGCCGGGGCGGAACTGCTCGAGGACACTGCACCGATGGGTGCCATTGGCCTCTGGGAGGCCATCCCCCTGATCCTTCCGACCCTGCGCCTGCAGGCGCGGGTGGACCGGTTGCTGCGCTCCCGTCCTCTCGACGGTGTGGTGCTGATTGATTACGTGGGGGCAAATGTGCGGCTTGGACGCAAGTTGCGGAAGCAGCACGCGCACTTGCCGATCACGTATTACATCGCTCCTCAGGAATGGGCCTGGCGTTTCGGCGATGGCAGCACCACCGAGCTGCTCGGATTCACCGATCGGATCCTGGCGATTTTCCCGGCGGAGGCGGAGTTCTACTCCTCCCGCGGAGCCGATGTCACCTGGGTGGGCCATCCATTGCTGGACAGTGTGCGGGATTTGCCGGACCGACGAGCAGCGCGGAATCGCCTCGGCCTCGCTCCGGATGCACCGGTGCTGCTGCTGTTGCCTGCGTCCCGTCCACAGGAGCTCAAATACCTGATGCCGCATCTGGCGGATGCGGCTGCACAGCTGCAAGTCCGTTTCCCTGACTTGCAGGTGCTGGTGCCAGCGGGATTGAAGCGATTTGAACAACCGCTGGAGGAGGCGCTGCAGCAGGCCGGCGTTCGACAGGCGCGGGTGATTGCTGCCGCCGAGGCTGATGGCCTGAAGAAATCCCTGTTTGCGGCTGCTGATCTGGCTCTCGGCAAGTCCGGGACGGTGAATCTTGAGTTGGCGCTCCAGGGGGTTCCACAGGTGGTGGGCTATCGCGTCAGTCGGGTCACGGCCCTTGTGGCCAGACATCTGCTGCGATTCCAGGTGGATCACATCTCTCCTGTGAACCTGCTGCTGAAGGAGCGACTGGTGCCGGAGCTGCTGCAGGATCAACTCACCGCCGATGCACTGGTCGCCGAAGCGCTCCCCCTGTTGGAGGAGGCGTCCGTTCGGCAGCAGATGCTCGACGGTTACGACCGTCTGCGCGCCACCCTGGGTCAACCTGGCGTCACCGATCGTGCCGCCGCGGCGATTCTCGATCAGGTAACGGCATGA
- the lpxA gene encoding acyl-ACP--UDP-N-acetylglucosamine O-acyltransferase: MSETRSIQIHDKAVVDAKAQIAAGVVIGPGAVVGPDVVIGENCWIGPNAVLEGRLTLGRDNKVFPGACLGQEPQDLKYRGASTEVVIGDGNTIRECVTINRATDEGERTSIGDRNLLMAYCHLGHNCELGNGIVMSNAIQVAGHVIIEDRAVIGGCLGIHQFVHIGGMAMVGGMTRVDRDVPPYCLVEGHPGRVRALNKVGLRRSGLASRQGGQELKQLQEVWNLIYRSDQVIAEGLKQARELELLPAAEHLCSFLEASISKGRRGPMPALGSR; encoded by the coding sequence ATGAGCGAGACGCGATCCATCCAGATTCATGACAAGGCGGTGGTGGATGCCAAAGCGCAGATCGCTGCCGGGGTGGTGATCGGTCCAGGTGCCGTGGTTGGACCGGATGTGGTGATCGGCGAAAACTGCTGGATCGGACCGAATGCGGTCCTGGAGGGGCGACTCACGTTGGGGCGCGACAACAAGGTGTTTCCCGGTGCCTGCCTTGGCCAGGAGCCTCAGGATCTCAAATATCGCGGAGCCTCGACGGAGGTGGTCATCGGCGATGGCAACACGATTCGGGAGTGCGTCACGATCAACCGCGCCACTGACGAAGGAGAGCGCACCAGCATCGGGGATCGCAACCTCCTGATGGCATATTGCCACCTCGGTCACAACTGCGAGCTGGGCAATGGCATCGTGATGTCCAATGCAATCCAGGTTGCTGGCCACGTGATCATTGAAGATCGAGCAGTGATCGGCGGTTGCCTTGGCATCCATCAGTTCGTGCACATCGGTGGCATGGCGATGGTGGGCGGGATGACTCGGGTGGACCGGGATGTACCGCCGTATTGCCTGGTGGAGGGCCACCCCGGCAGGGTGCGGGCCTTGAACAAAGTGGGTCTTCGTCGCAGCGGTCTGGCCTCCAGGCAAGGGGGACAGGAACTGAAGCAGTTGCAGGAGGTCTGGAATCTGATTTATCGCTCCGATCAGGTCATCGCCGAGGGTCTCAAGCAGGCTCGTGAGCTGGAGCTTCTGCCCGCAGCGGAACACCTCTGCAGTTTTCTGGAGGCCTCGATCAGCAAGGGCCGACGAGGGCCGATGCCAGCCTTGGGCAGCCGCTGA
- the fabZ gene encoding 3-hydroxyacyl-ACP dehydratase FabZ — MTDSPAVDVVLNSEQIAGLLPHRYPFALVDRVIAYEPGVSAVAIKNITINEPHFQGHFPDRPLMPGVLIVEAMAQVGGLIVTQMPDLPKGLFVFAGIDGVRFRRPVVPGDQLTISCELLSLKRKRFGKVRAEATVDGQLVCSGELMFSLVD; from the coding sequence GTGACTGATTCCCCCGCCGTCGATGTTGTGCTCAACAGTGAGCAGATCGCTGGCTTGCTGCCCCACCGTTATCCCTTTGCTCTGGTGGATCGGGTGATCGCTTACGAGCCTGGCGTCTCGGCCGTTGCGATCAAGAACATCACCATCAATGAACCGCATTTTCAGGGACATTTCCCCGATCGCCCGCTGATGCCGGGTGTTCTGATTGTTGAGGCCATGGCCCAGGTGGGTGGGCTGATCGTGACCCAGATGCCAGATCTCCCGAAGGGGTTGTTTGTGTTTGCCGGAATCGATGGGGTTCGGTTTCGTCGTCCTGTGGTTCCGGGCGATCAGTTGACCATCAGTTGCGAATTGCTCAGTCTCAAGCGCAAGCGCTTCGGTAAGGTCCGCGCCGAGGCAACCGTTGATGGTCAGCTGGTTTGTTCCGGTGAGCTGATGTTCTCTCTGGTGGACTGA
- the lpxC gene encoding UDP-3-O-acyl-N-acetylglucosamine deacetylase: protein MTNWPQDYSGAWTLSRPVARSGVGLHSGRDAEVVLRPSDRPGIHLSFSGDPRPAIRLRPDQVRDSSLCTTLELGHRRVATVEHLLAALAGCGLSHVEIQLSGNEVPLLDGSAQDWVEAIAEAGMTPAGSPRPQQAPLQQPLVRSRGSSVITATPAERFSLVGVIDFPQAAIGRQQLAIELTPDRFVSEIAPARTFGFRDQVEQLRAAGLIQGGALDNALVCDGDGWLNPPLRFPDEPVRHKILDLIGDLALVGFPQAQVLVYRGSHGLHTELAAALQDASLTPAL, encoded by the coding sequence GTGACCAACTGGCCACAGGACTATTCAGGAGCCTGGACTCTCAGTCGCCCTGTGGCGCGCTCGGGAGTTGGTCTGCACAGCGGTCGCGATGCCGAGGTCGTGTTGCGTCCTTCTGATCGGCCAGGAATTCACCTGAGTTTCTCCGGGGACCCTCGGCCAGCAATCCGCCTGCGTCCTGATCAGGTTCGCGACAGTTCCCTGTGCACAACCCTGGAACTGGGTCACAGGAGAGTCGCCACGGTGGAGCATCTGCTGGCGGCCCTGGCGGGCTGTGGTCTCAGCCATGTGGAGATCCAGCTGAGTGGTAATGAAGTGCCGCTGCTGGATGGTTCGGCCCAGGACTGGGTTGAAGCGATCGCTGAGGCGGGCATGACACCGGCAGGCAGCCCCCGCCCCCAACAGGCACCGTTGCAGCAACCTCTGGTGCGCTCAAGGGGCAGCAGCGTGATCACAGCGACTCCAGCGGAGCGCTTCTCTCTGGTTGGTGTGATCGACTTTCCCCAGGCAGCGATTGGGCGTCAGCAGCTGGCGATCGAGCTCACCCCCGATCGTTTCGTGAGCGAGATCGCACCGGCACGGACCTTCGGCTTTCGTGATCAGGTGGAACAGTTGCGTGCAGCAGGCCTGATCCAAGGAGGTGCCCTGGACAACGCCCTGGTTTGCGATGGTGACGGCTGGCTCAATCCACCCCTGCGGTTCCCGGATGAACCCGTGCGCCATAAGATCCTTGACCTGATCGGTGACCTGGCCTTGGTGGGTTTTCCGCAGGCCCAGGTGCTCGTGTACCGCGGATCCCACGGACTGCACACCGAGCTTGCCGCCGCACTTCAGGACGCCAGCCTCACTCCCGCTCTGTGA
- a CDS encoding BamA/TamA family outer membrane protein, whose product MIRRSSCRPTVAVRQGALGLALGLPLLAAPLRAESVPYIAQSESLSVDVIPEEEISQDVEETVTETESVEVDQVPGDAPVVTEQETLTEQETVIEEPRVLISEILIEGISGHPEEERLQIAAYDAMQVRPGSRVTRSELQRDLDAIQATGWFSDVRITPVNGPLGVQVIVQVEPFPTLSAVELNPPSEQLPTEVLEDTFGSDYGRTLNLNDLQKRMKELQKWFADEGYSLARITGPERVSPDGLVTLKLTQGTVAGVEVDFINNEGESEDENGNPIEGKTKEWVVTREISTKPGDIFNRKTLEADIRRLYGTSLFSDVKVTLKPVPEAPGEVIIVLGIVEQSTGQLSGGLGYSQSQGVFGQVQLQDTNLFGRAWNLGLNLTYGQYGGLANLTFTDPWIYGDPHRTSFSGALFLSQEVPQGFQSENNGNIRTVDGYIDNGNKYAYNIRSSNNPADRKFNSVNKAEDDYPNKSWFDFEGDSIALRKTGGRIFFSRPLNGSPYEAGPWRGLLGFSVANVRPINFLGESRPYGASTNNYKNGRTKNKDVICVSYNCADTNNLVSFRIGATYNNFNDPRNPTSGNFFTATTEQFIGVNEDSPTFNRLRGTYTQFFPVNWLKFHKGCRPKPGEEADCPQAIGVQVKAGTIVGEVPPYEAFCMGGSNSIRGWYDCDLGVSQSFGEITVEYRFPLISIFQGEVFVDAGTDFGTQSNVPGKPGLLLDKDGSGVSVGTGVIVSTPVGPLRLEVASKDFSGDWRFNLGVGWKF is encoded by the coding sequence ATGATCCGACGTTCCTCCTGCCGCCCAACAGTTGCTGTCCGGCAGGGTGCTCTCGGATTGGCTCTGGGTTTGCCGCTGCTGGCCGCACCGTTACGGGCCGAGTCGGTGCCGTACATCGCTCAATCGGAGTCTCTTTCGGTGGACGTGATTCCAGAAGAGGAGATTTCACAGGACGTCGAGGAGACAGTCACGGAGACCGAGTCGGTTGAGGTCGACCAGGTTCCGGGTGACGCACCGGTTGTCACCGAGCAGGAGACGCTGACTGAGCAGGAGACGGTGATTGAGGAACCTCGGGTTCTGATCTCCGAGATTCTGATTGAGGGGATCAGCGGCCACCCCGAGGAGGAACGTCTTCAGATCGCCGCCTACGACGCCATGCAGGTGCGACCAGGCAGCCGCGTGACGCGCTCGGAACTCCAGCGTGATCTCGATGCCATCCAGGCCACGGGTTGGTTTTCCGATGTGCGGATCACTCCGGTGAATGGTCCCCTGGGTGTCCAGGTGATCGTGCAGGTTGAGCCGTTCCCCACGCTCTCCGCCGTTGAGCTGAACCCTCCCTCCGAGCAGCTCCCCACCGAGGTGCTTGAAGACACGTTTGGATCCGATTACGGACGCACGTTGAATCTCAACGACCTTCAGAAACGCATGAAGGAGTTGCAGAAGTGGTTTGCAGACGAGGGTTATTCACTCGCCAGGATCACGGGACCGGAGCGGGTCAGTCCCGATGGTCTGGTCACCCTGAAGCTCACCCAGGGAACGGTGGCGGGTGTGGAAGTCGACTTCATCAATAACGAAGGGGAAAGCGAGGACGAAAACGGCAATCCGATTGAGGGGAAAACCAAGGAATGGGTTGTCACCAGGGAAATCTCCACCAAACCCGGAGATATCTTCAATCGCAAAACGCTCGAGGCAGACATCCGTCGCCTATACGGAACGAGCCTGTTCAGCGACGTGAAGGTGACGCTGAAGCCGGTGCCGGAGGCGCCCGGAGAGGTGATCATCGTTCTTGGGATCGTCGAGCAGTCCACCGGTCAGCTCTCCGGAGGCCTCGGCTACAGCCAGAGCCAAGGTGTGTTCGGCCAGGTCCAGCTCCAGGACACCAACCTGTTCGGTCGTGCCTGGAACCTCGGTCTGAATCTCACCTACGGCCAGTACGGCGGTCTGGCGAATCTCACCTTCACGGATCCCTGGATTTACGGCGATCCCCACCGCACCTCGTTCTCCGGTGCACTGTTCCTCAGCCAGGAGGTGCCTCAGGGTTTCCAGAGTGAAAACAACGGCAACATCCGCACCGTCGACGGCTACATCGATAACGGCAACAAGTACGCCTACAACATCAGATCCAGTAACAACCCCGCTGACCGCAAATTCAATTCAGTCAACAAGGCTGAAGATGACTATCCCAACAAAAGCTGGTTCGATTTCGAGGGCGACTCCATCGCTCTCCGCAAGACCGGTGGTCGCATCTTCTTCTCCCGCCCATTGAATGGAAGCCCCTACGAAGCGGGACCCTGGAGGGGCCTGCTGGGATTCTCCGTTGCCAATGTCCGGCCCATCAACTTCCTGGGTGAGTCCCGTCCATACGGAGCGTCCACCAACAATTACAAGAACGGTCGAACCAAAAACAAGGACGTGATTTGCGTCTCCTACAACTGTGCGGACACCAACAATCTCGTTTCGTTCCGCATCGGTGCCACGTACAACAACTTCAACGATCCACGCAATCCAACCAGCGGTAATTTCTTCACGGCAACGACCGAGCAGTTCATTGGCGTGAACGAGGATTCCCCCACCTTCAACCGGTTGAGGGGGACCTACACGCAGTTCTTCCCTGTGAACTGGTTGAAGTTTCACAAGGGGTGTCGTCCCAAGCCCGGCGAGGAGGCTGATTGCCCTCAGGCCATTGGCGTTCAGGTGAAGGCCGGCACCATCGTGGGCGAAGTTCCTCCCTATGAAGCGTTCTGCATGGGTGGGTCGAACTCCATCCGAGGCTGGTACGACTGTGATCTGGGTGTGTCCCAGAGTTTTGGTGAAATCACGGTGGAATATCGCTTCCCCCTGATCAGCATCTTCCAGGGCGAGGTGTTCGTTGATGCCGGCACCGACTTCGGGACCCAGAGCAATGTCCCGGGAAAACCGGGCCTCCTGCTGGACAAGGACGGCTCCGGCGTGTCGGTTGGAACCGGCGTGATTGTGTCCACACCGGTCGGGCCGCTTCGTCTGGAAGTGGCCAGCAAGGATTTCAGTGGCGACTGGCGCTTCAATCTCGGAGTCGGCTGGAAGTTCTAG
- the purC gene encoding phosphoribosylaminoimidazolesuccinocarboxamide synthase, with amino-acid sequence MPDHGDLLYEGKAKRIYATTNPDQVLVEFKNDATAFNAQKKAQLADKGRLNCQISARLFELLEAAGIPSHYIGLAGETWMKVRRVEIIPLEVVLRNISTGSLCRQTPIAEGTPISPALLDLYYKDDALADPLLTEARVRLIGIADANQLLAIEQLARRVNAALIPFFEGIGLQLVDFKLELGITASGELLLADEISPDTCRLWDRNSTDAKDRILDKDRFRKDLGGVMEAYGEVLKRVQASTSNPRNCM; translated from the coding sequence ATGCCTGATCACGGAGACCTGCTGTACGAGGGAAAAGCCAAGCGGATTTATGCCACGACCAACCCCGATCAGGTGTTGGTGGAGTTCAAGAACGATGCAACGGCATTCAATGCGCAGAAAAAGGCTCAGCTGGCAGACAAGGGGCGATTGAACTGTCAGATCTCAGCGCGCTTGTTCGAGTTGCTGGAAGCCGCCGGCATTCCAAGCCATTACATCGGTTTGGCGGGGGAGACCTGGATGAAGGTCAGACGGGTGGAGATCATTCCGCTCGAGGTGGTGTTGCGCAACATCTCCACCGGATCCCTCTGTCGCCAGACGCCGATTGCCGAAGGAACCCCGATCAGCCCGGCCCTGCTGGATCTCTATTACAAGGATGATGCTCTTGCTGATCCGTTGCTCACCGAAGCGCGTGTGCGTTTGATCGGGATCGCTGACGCAAATCAATTGTTAGCGATTGAACAACTGGCGCGCCGCGTCAATGCCGCATTGATTCCTTTTTTCGAGGGAATCGGCCTGCAATTGGTTGATTTCAAGCTCGAACTTGGCATCACTGCCTCAGGTGAGCTGCTGCTGGCTGATGAAATCAGCCCAGACACCTGCAGGCTCTGGGACCGCAACAGCACGGATGCCAAGGATCGGATCCTGGACAAGGATCGTTTTCGTAAGGATCTCGGGGGTGTCATGGAGGCCTACGGGGAGGTCCTTAAACGGGTCCAAGCCTCGACCTCCAACCCCCGGAACTGCATGTAA
- a CDS encoding DUF2973 domain-containing protein: protein MMSVLFPIAYASVFIGLLVQVFQLMRRSAGSGLAAKKDRTGLRTIHPELLDENGNVTDEELWAIRFADFKDVKWTPEAG from the coding sequence ATGATGTCAGTCCTTTTTCCAATTGCTTATGCCTCTGTTTTTATTGGCCTTCTGGTTCAAGTTTTCCAATTGATGCGGCGTTCTGCTGGCTCAGGCTTGGCAGCCAAGAAAGACAGAACTGGTTTACGAACCATTCATCCTGAATTGTTGGATGAGAACGGCAATGTCACCGACGAAGAGCTTTGGGCAATCAGATTTGCAGATTTCAAAGACGTCAAGTGGACACCGGAAGCTGGCTAA
- the purD gene encoding phosphoribosylamine--glycine ligase: MAISSTRPNTLPALRRLLIVGSGGREHALSWGLRRCPSVDAVWIAPGNGGTSAQQVSIAETDAERLVEHCRTEAIDLVIVGPEAPLAAGLADSLRDAGIAVFGPGADGAQLEASKAWAKQLMQDAGIPTARHWAVSSEADALAVLEQVDSPLVVKADGLAAGKGVTVAESIAETKAAIQEAFGGRFGVAGTQLVLEERLQGPEVSVFALCDGERMELLPPAQDHKRLEEGDRGPNTGGMGAYAPAPLLDQDGLEQVRRIVLEPTVQALRGRGIDYRGVIYAGLMLTDDGPQVIEFNCRFGDPECQTLVPLLGPELALVLQACAHGRLDLAPTLTIDNHCSACIVAAAKGYPTATRTGDAINLSITTDAQLQLFHAGTRRDPSGALVSSGGRVLAVVAQGADFDQAFTAAYGGLEQVHFDGIHYRRDIGHQVRTD, from the coding sequence ATGGCCATTTCGAGCACCCGTCCCAACACCCTGCCGGCACTTCGGCGGCTGTTAATCGTCGGCAGCGGTGGCCGTGAGCACGCTCTCAGCTGGGGGCTGCGGCGCTGTCCCTCCGTGGACGCGGTCTGGATTGCACCGGGCAACGGCGGAACCAGTGCCCAGCAGGTTTCGATCGCTGAAACCGATGCTGAACGTCTGGTGGAGCACTGCCGCACCGAAGCGATCGATCTGGTGATCGTGGGTCCGGAAGCCCCCCTGGCAGCCGGTCTGGCCGACTCGCTTCGGGACGCTGGCATCGCCGTCTTCGGCCCGGGTGCTGACGGGGCGCAGCTGGAGGCCAGCAAAGCCTGGGCCAAACAGCTAATGCAGGACGCCGGCATTCCCACCGCCAGACATTGGGCGGTGAGCAGCGAAGCCGACGCCCTGGCAGTGCTTGAGCAGGTGGACAGCCCCTTGGTGGTGAAGGCCGATGGCCTGGCGGCGGGGAAAGGCGTCACCGTGGCGGAGAGCATCGCCGAAACGAAGGCCGCCATTCAGGAGGCCTTTGGTGGACGGTTTGGGGTGGCCGGTACCCAGCTCGTTCTCGAGGAACGACTGCAGGGGCCGGAGGTGTCCGTGTTCGCACTCTGCGACGGAGAGCGGATGGAGCTGCTGCCGCCAGCCCAGGATCACAAGCGACTTGAGGAGGGCGATCGTGGCCCCAACACCGGAGGGATGGGGGCCTACGCGCCCGCACCACTCCTGGATCAGGACGGTCTTGAGCAAGTGCGCCGCATCGTGCTCGAGCCCACTGTTCAGGCACTGCGTGGGCGCGGAATCGACTACCGCGGAGTCATCTATGCCGGGTTGATGCTCACAGACGATGGACCGCAGGTGATCGAATTCAACTGCCGATTCGGCGATCCGGAATGTCAAACCCTGGTGCCACTGCTGGGACCGGAGCTGGCCCTTGTCCTACAGGCCTGTGCTCACGGTCGCTTGGATCTGGCACCAACGCTGACAATCGACAACCACTGCAGTGCCTGCATCGTGGCGGCTGCCAAGGGTTACCCGACCGCCACCCGGACCGGCGATGCCATCAATCTCTCCATCACGACTGACGCCCAGTTGCAGCTGTTCCATGCCGGCACCCGCCGTGATCCATCCGGCGCCCTGGTGAGCTCGGGGGGACGCGTGCTTGCCGTGGTGGCCCAGGGTGCTGACTTCGATCAGGCCTTTACCGCGGCCTATGGCGGTCTCGAACAAGTCCATTTCGATGGAATCCATTACCGTCGCGATATCGGCCATCAGGTACGGACCGACTGA